The Primulina tabacum isolate GXHZ01 chromosome 16, ASM2559414v2, whole genome shotgun sequence genome window below encodes:
- the LOC142529689 gene encoding ACT domain-containing protein ACR10-like, translated as MGILYDDVVMIKQSEQEGKPSVITVNCPDKTGLGCDICRIILFFGLTVVRIDVSTDGKWCYIVLWVVSKGSTKWDLLKSRLMGACPSCSSVSGILFYTSDSQPRKPPDVFLLKFCCYDRRGLLHDVTKVLCELELTIKKVKVSTTPDGRVMDLFFITDTRELLHTKKRKDDTRDYLGAVLGDAMISCDIEMVGSEITACSQGPSFLSDPTLETLEEHSSNAASFKCPSITFDNLLSPSLTLVQIVCQDHKGLLYDVMRTLKDYNIQVSYGRFTMEGKTECELDLFLMQSDGKKIIDPSKHKALQSRLEIELSRPLRVSLISRGPDTELVIANPVELSGKGRPLVFYDITLALKMLDQPIFSAEIGRYMISDREWEVYRVLLDEGDHVSVSKKQIEETVWKMLMSWE; from the exons ATGGGCATATTGTATGACGATGTGGTTATGATCAAACAGTCGGAGCAAGAAGGAAAGCCCAGTGTGATTACTGTTAATTGTCCGGATAAAACTGGACTGGGTTGCGATATTTGCCGCATAATTCTCTTCTTTGGACTCACTGTCGTGAGGATCG ATGTATCTACTGATGGAAAATGGTGCTATATAGTGTTGTGGGTGGTAAGCAAGGGTAGTACCAAATGGGATTTGTTGAAGAGCAGATTGATGGGGGCATGCCCATCTTGTTCTTCAGTTTCTGGAATTTTGTTTTACACGTCTGATTCGCAACCTCGGAAGCCTCCTGATGTTTTTCTCTTGAAGTTCTGTTGCTATGACAGAAGAGGCCTTTTGCATG ATGTTACTAAGGTTCTTTGTGAGCTCGAGCTGACGATTAAGAAAGTAAAAGTGTCAACAACTCCAGATGGGAGAGTGATGGACCTGTTCTTCATAACTGACACGAG GGAACTTCTACATACAAAGAAGAGAAAGGACGATACCCGAGACTATTTAGGAGCTGTTCTTGGGGATGCCATGATAAGTTGTGACATAGAAATGGTGGGTTCTGAAATTACCGCATGCTCTCAGGGACCCTCGTTTCTTTCGGATCCTACTCTTGAAACACTTGAGGAACATTCGAGCAATGCTGCATCTTTCAAGTGCCCATCAATTACGTTTGATAACTTGTTGAGTCCTTCTCTTACGCTTGTCCAAATAGTTTGCCAGGATCATAAAGGCCTGTTATACGACGTTATGCGAACTTTGAAGGATTATAATATTCAG GTATCTTATGGTCGATTCACTATGGAAGGGAAAACAGAATGTGAGCTGGACTTATTCCTCATGCAATCCGATGGCAAGAAGATAATCGACCCAAGCAAACACAAGGCATTGCAATCTCGTCTTGAAATAGAACTTAGTAGACCTCTCAGAGTATCATTGATCAGCCGTGGCCCTGACACTGAGCTAGTAATTGCTAATCCAGTCGAGTTATCTGGCAAGGGTCGCCCCCTGGTTTTTTACGACATAACTCTTGCTCTAAAGATGCTTGATCAACCTATATTTTCG GCTGAAATAGGGAGGTATATGATTAGCGACCGCGAATGGGAAGTCTACCGAGTTCTACTTGATGAAGGGGACCATGTTTCTGTTTCGAAGAAACAGATAGAAGAAACTGTTTGGAAGATGCTGATGAGTTGGGAATAA
- the LOC142529667 gene encoding putative pectate lyase 12 isoform X1, protein MEVLKSSCCIVFVFLVGAFYCQVSALLNLTLPGQHPDPESVAQDVYRRVNASMSRRQMLSYTDSEQSSTCFTGNPMDDCWRCDPNWQLNRQRLADCAIGFGQYALGGKGGRYYVVTDSSDHDAVNPKPGTLRYAVIQTEPLWIVFPTNMLIHLSQELIFNSYKTLDGRGANVHITGGGCITLQYINNVIIHNIHIHHCYQSGETNVRSSPTHYGWRTLSDGDGISIFGSRDIWIDHCSLSNCKDGLIDAIMGSTSITISNSIFSHHNKVMLLGHNDNYLPDSGMQVTIAFNHFGKKLIQRMPRCRRGYIHVVNNDFTRWEMYAIGGSASPTINSQGNRYIASFDNDAKEVTKRLDTSDEEWMNWNWRSEGDIMVNGAFFVASGQDVGVKYEKAYSVEPKSAADIDLLTLNAGVLRSRGNKLVKWTGDGSGADIDSNSDGFDDYDDYSGSKKPYTNTSILATFLTILAIFLFLHDTTTSLV, encoded by the exons ATGGAAGTGCTGAAAAGTAGCTGCTGCATTGTGTTTGTATTCCTTGTGGGTGCATTTTATTGCCAGGTTTCAGCATTGCTCAATCTCACTCTCCCTGGTCAGCACCCGGACCCTGAATCTGTGGCTCAAGATGTTTACAG AAGAGTTAATGCATCTATGTCAAGAAGACAAATGCTATCCTACACCGACAGTGAGCAGTCATCCACTTGCTTCACAGGCAATCCCATGGATGACTGCTGGCGTTGCGACCCCAACTGGCAACTCAACCGTCAAAGGCTTGCAGATTGCGCCATTGGGTTCGGTCAATATGCCCTTGGTGGCAAAGGGGGACGTTACTATGTCGTGACAGATTCATCAGACCACGATGCGGTCAACCCAAAGCCGGGAACCCTTCGCTATGCGGTCATTCAAACCGAACCTCTGTGGATTGTTTTTCCCACCAATATGCTCATTCATCTCTCCCAAGAGCTGATTTTCAACTCCTACAAGACTCTAGACGGCCGGGGAGCAAACGTGCATATAACCGGGGGCGGATGCATCACATTGCAATATATAAACAATGTCATCATTCATAATATACACATACACCATTGCTACCAATCGGGGGAGACGAATGTTAGGTCGAGCCCAACACACTATGGGTGGCGTACACTGTCAGACGGTGATGGGATCTCAATATTTGGATCAAGGGACATTTGGATCGATCATTGCTCGTTGTCAAATTGTAAAGACGGCTTGATTGATGCAATCATGGGATCCACTTCAATCACCATATCTAACAGCATTTTTTCTCACCATAACAAGGTGATGTTATTAGGCCACAATGACAATTACTTGCCTGATTCTGGGATGCAAGTGACCATAGCTTTTAACCATTTTGGTAAAAAACTAATCCAGAGGATGCCAAGGTGTAGAAGGGGATACATACATGTAGTAAACAACGACTTCACGAGGTGGGAAATGTATGCGATTGGAGGGAGTGCGAGTCCTACTATCAATAGCCAAGGAAACCGCTACATCGCCTCTTTCGATAACGATGCAAAGGAG GTTACAAAACGGTTGGATACTTCGGATGAAGAATGGATGAATTGGAATTGGAGGAGTGAAGGAGATATAATGGTGAATGGAGCATTCTTTGTGGCGTCAGGACAAGATGTTGGAGTGAAATATGAAAAGGCTTATAGTGTGGAGCCAAAATCAGCTGCTGATATTGACTTGCTCACGCTCAACGCGGGTGTCCTTCGGAGCAG GGGTAACAAACTGGTTAAGTGGACAGGAGATGGTTCTGGAGCTGATATTGATTCAAATTCCGACGGGTTTGACGACTATGATGACTACTCGGGGAGCAAGAAGCCTTACACTAATACCTCTATCCTGGCCACTTTTCTAACGATCTTGGCGATCTTTTTATTTCTACATGACACTACAACTTCCCTAGTATAG
- the LOC142529667 gene encoding putative pectate lyase 12 isoform X2, with protein MEVLKSSCCIVFVFLVGAFYCQVSALLNLTLPGQHPDPESVAQDSYRRVNASMSRRQMLSYTDSEQSSTCFTGNPMDDCWRCDPNWQLNRQRLADCAIGFGQYALGGKGGRYYVVTDSSDHDAVNPKPGTLRYAVIQTEPLWIVFPTNMLIHLSQELIFNSYKTLDGRGANVHITGGGCITLQYINNVIIHNIHIHHCYQSGETNVRSSPTHYGWRTLSDGDGISIFGSRDIWIDHCSLSNCKDGLIDAIMGSTSITISNSIFSHHNKVMLLGHNDNYLPDSGMQVTIAFNHFGKKLIQRMPRCRRGYIHVVNNDFTRWEMYAIGGSASPTINSQGNRYIASFDNDAKEVTKRLDTSDEEWMNWNWRSEGDIMVNGAFFVASGQDVGVKYEKAYSVEPKSAADIDLLTLNAGVLRSRGNKLVKWTGDGSGADIDSNSDGFDDYDDYSGSKKPYTNTSILATFLTILAIFLFLHDTTTSLV; from the exons ATGGAAGTGCTGAAAAGTAGCTGCTGCATTGTGTTTGTATTCCTTGTGGGTGCATTTTATTGCCAGGTTTCAGCATTGCTCAATCTCACTCTCCCTGGTCAGCACCCGGACCCTGAATCTGTGGCTCAAGAT TCCTACAGAAGAGTTAATGCATCTATGTCAAGAAGACAAATGCTATCCTACACCGACAGTGAGCAGTCATCCACTTGCTTCACAGGCAATCCCATGGATGACTGCTGGCGTTGCGACCCCAACTGGCAACTCAACCGTCAAAGGCTTGCAGATTGCGCCATTGGGTTCGGTCAATATGCCCTTGGTGGCAAAGGGGGACGTTACTATGTCGTGACAGATTCATCAGACCACGATGCGGTCAACCCAAAGCCGGGAACCCTTCGCTATGCGGTCATTCAAACCGAACCTCTGTGGATTGTTTTTCCCACCAATATGCTCATTCATCTCTCCCAAGAGCTGATTTTCAACTCCTACAAGACTCTAGACGGCCGGGGAGCAAACGTGCATATAACCGGGGGCGGATGCATCACATTGCAATATATAAACAATGTCATCATTCATAATATACACATACACCATTGCTACCAATCGGGGGAGACGAATGTTAGGTCGAGCCCAACACACTATGGGTGGCGTACACTGTCAGACGGTGATGGGATCTCAATATTTGGATCAAGGGACATTTGGATCGATCATTGCTCGTTGTCAAATTGTAAAGACGGCTTGATTGATGCAATCATGGGATCCACTTCAATCACCATATCTAACAGCATTTTTTCTCACCATAACAAGGTGATGTTATTAGGCCACAATGACAATTACTTGCCTGATTCTGGGATGCAAGTGACCATAGCTTTTAACCATTTTGGTAAAAAACTAATCCAGAGGATGCCAAGGTGTAGAAGGGGATACATACATGTAGTAAACAACGACTTCACGAGGTGGGAAATGTATGCGATTGGAGGGAGTGCGAGTCCTACTATCAATAGCCAAGGAAACCGCTACATCGCCTCTTTCGATAACGATGCAAAGGAG GTTACAAAACGGTTGGATACTTCGGATGAAGAATGGATGAATTGGAATTGGAGGAGTGAAGGAGATATAATGGTGAATGGAGCATTCTTTGTGGCGTCAGGACAAGATGTTGGAGTGAAATATGAAAAGGCTTATAGTGTGGAGCCAAAATCAGCTGCTGATATTGACTTGCTCACGCTCAACGCGGGTGTCCTTCGGAGCAG GGGTAACAAACTGGTTAAGTGGACAGGAGATGGTTCTGGAGCTGATATTGATTCAAATTCCGACGGGTTTGACGACTATGATGACTACTCGGGGAGCAAGAAGCCTTACACTAATACCTCTATCCTGGCCACTTTTCTAACGATCTTGGCGATCTTTTTATTTCTACATGACACTACAACTTCCCTAGTATAG
- the LOC142529667 gene encoding putative pectate lyase 12 isoform X3, with protein MEVLKSSCCIVFVFLVGAFYCQVSALLNLTLPGQHPDPESVAQDVYRRVNASMSRRQMLSYTDSEQSSTCFTGNPMDDCWRCDPNWQLNRQRLADCAIGFGQYALGGKGGRYYVVTDSSDHDAVNPKPGTLRYAVIQTEPLWIVFPTNMLIHLSQELIFNSYKTLDGRGANVHITGGGCITLQYINNVIIHNIHIHHCYQSGETNVRSSPTHYGWRTLSDGDGISIFGSRDIWIDHCSLSNCKDGLIDAIMGSTSITISNSIFSHHNKRMPRCRRGYIHVVNNDFTRWEMYAIGGSASPTINSQGNRYIASFDNDAKEVTKRLDTSDEEWMNWNWRSEGDIMVNGAFFVASGQDVGVKYEKAYSVEPKSAADIDLLTLNAGVLRSRGNKLVKWTGDGSGADIDSNSDGFDDYDDYSGSKKPYTNTSILATFLTILAIFLFLHDTTTSLV; from the exons ATGGAAGTGCTGAAAAGTAGCTGCTGCATTGTGTTTGTATTCCTTGTGGGTGCATTTTATTGCCAGGTTTCAGCATTGCTCAATCTCACTCTCCCTGGTCAGCACCCGGACCCTGAATCTGTGGCTCAAGATGTTTACAG AAGAGTTAATGCATCTATGTCAAGAAGACAAATGCTATCCTACACCGACAGTGAGCAGTCATCCACTTGCTTCACAGGCAATCCCATGGATGACTGCTGGCGTTGCGACCCCAACTGGCAACTCAACCGTCAAAGGCTTGCAGATTGCGCCATTGGGTTCGGTCAATATGCCCTTGGTGGCAAAGGGGGACGTTACTATGTCGTGACAGATTCATCAGACCACGATGCGGTCAACCCAAAGCCGGGAACCCTTCGCTATGCGGTCATTCAAACCGAACCTCTGTGGATTGTTTTTCCCACCAATATGCTCATTCATCTCTCCCAAGAGCTGATTTTCAACTCCTACAAGACTCTAGACGGCCGGGGAGCAAACGTGCATATAACCGGGGGCGGATGCATCACATTGCAATATATAAACAATGTCATCATTCATAATATACACATACACCATTGCTACCAATCGGGGGAGACGAATGTTAGGTCGAGCCCAACACACTATGGGTGGCGTACACTGTCAGACGGTGATGGGATCTCAATATTTGGATCAAGGGACATTTGGATCGATCATTGCTCGTTGTCAAATTGTAAAGACGGCTTGATTGATGCAATCATGGGATCCACTTCAATCACCATATCTAACAGCATTTTTTCTCACCATAACAAG AGGATGCCAAGGTGTAGAAGGGGATACATACATGTAGTAAACAACGACTTCACGAGGTGGGAAATGTATGCGATTGGAGGGAGTGCGAGTCCTACTATCAATAGCCAAGGAAACCGCTACATCGCCTCTTTCGATAACGATGCAAAGGAG GTTACAAAACGGTTGGATACTTCGGATGAAGAATGGATGAATTGGAATTGGAGGAGTGAAGGAGATATAATGGTGAATGGAGCATTCTTTGTGGCGTCAGGACAAGATGTTGGAGTGAAATATGAAAAGGCTTATAGTGTGGAGCCAAAATCAGCTGCTGATATTGACTTGCTCACGCTCAACGCGGGTGTCCTTCGGAGCAG GGGTAACAAACTGGTTAAGTGGACAGGAGATGGTTCTGGAGCTGATATTGATTCAAATTCCGACGGGTTTGACGACTATGATGACTACTCGGGGAGCAAGAAGCCTTACACTAATACCTCTATCCTGGCCACTTTTCTAACGATCTTGGCGATCTTTTTATTTCTACATGACACTACAACTTCCCTAGTATAG